GTGAAGAAAATGAAATTTGGTCGTCGTGAACGCATCGACTTCAGCCGCATTCCCGTCATCATGGATATGCCGGACCTGATCGAATTCCAACGCAAGTCCTACGACGCCTTTCTTCAAAAGGAAGTTTCCCTCGAACAGCGGATCGACCAAGGCCTTCAATCGGTCTTCTCCAGCGTTTTCCCGATCTGGGATTTCAATGAGGTTTCCTCCCTGGAGTTCGTTTCCTACACGCTTTTAGAGCCCAAATACAACGTGCGCGAATGCCAGGAACGCGGGATGACCTATTCGGTCCCCATGAAGGTCACCCTGCGGCTGGTCATCCGCGAGGAGGACCCTGAGACCCACACGAAAAAGGTGAAGGACATCCGTGAGCAGGAGGTCTTCTTCTGCGACCTGCCCATGATGACCGATCGCGGGACCTTCATGATCAACGGCGCGGAGCGGGTGATCGTTTCCCAGTTGCACCGTTCGCCCGGCGTGACCTTTGACGAGGATGATAAGCTCTCGGCCGCAGGTAAGAAGATGTTCATGACCAGCGTCATTCCCTACCATGGCAGCTGGCTCGAGTTCGAGTTCGATGTGAACGGCATCCTTTATGCCCGCATCGACCGCAAGCGCAAATTCGTGGCCTCGACCCTGCTTCGCGCCTGGGGCTTCTCCACCGACGAGGATATCCTCAAGATCTTTTTCGACGTGGAGACCTTGGAGGTCTCCGACAAGAAACTGCAAGGAAAGGCCGCTGCGTCCGATGTGGCCCATCCTGAGACGGGCGAGGTCGTGGTCGAGACCGGCGCCGATTTCACGGCCGAGGTCGTTGCCGCCCTCAAGAAGATCGGGGTCAAGAACGTGAAAGCCGTTCCCTCCAACCCCAATGACGTCTCCATTCTCAATACCCTGCGCAAGGACAACACCAACAACCAGGACACGGCTCTGGTGGAGATCTACAAGAAAATGCGTCCTGGCGACCCTCCGACCTTGGAGAACGCCCGCAGCCTCATGGACAACCTTTTCT
The genomic region above belongs to bacterium and contains:
- the rpoB gene encoding DNA-directed RNA polymerase subunit beta (DNA-dependent RNA polymerase catalyzes the transcription of DNA into RNA using the four ribonucleoside triphosphates as substrates; beta subunit is part of the catalytic core which binds with a sigma factor to produce the holoenzyme): MKFGRRERIDFSRIPVIMDMPDLIEFQRKSYDAFLQKEVSLEQRIDQGLQSVFSSVFPIWDFNEVSSLEFVSYTLLEPKYNVRECQERGMTYSVPMKVTLRLVIREEDPETHTKKVKDIREQEVFFCDLPMMTDRGTFMINGAERVIVSQLHRSPGVTFDEDDKLSAAGKKMFMTSVIPYHGSWLEFEFDVNGILYARIDRKRKFVASTLLRAWGFSTDEDILKIFFDVETLEVSDKKLQGKAAASDVAHPETGEVVVETGADFTAEVVAALKKIGVKNVKAVPSNPNDVSILNTLRKDNTNNQDTALVEIYKKMRPGDPPTLENARSLMDNLFFNKKRYDLARVGRYKMNKKLAMKTSLENRTLSKEDLVAIMRYLFDLCNGKGEKDDIDHLGNRRIRTAGELLENKLRLGFTRMERAVRERMSIVDMDMNPMPSQLISTKPITAAVKEFFGTSQLSQFMDQTNPLAELTHKRRLSALGPGGLNRERAGFEVRDVHHTHY